In the Theobroma cacao cultivar B97-61/B2 chromosome 1, Criollo_cocoa_genome_V2, whole genome shotgun sequence genome, one interval contains:
- the LOC18612576 gene encoding F-box/LRR-repeat protein 12: MEEPLMDGATSIMHLPDDCLSFIFNYLDCRSDRESFGLTCHRWLNIQNLNRRSLQFPCSFSIIGPSSLSQSSIDINSFHLYKILTRFQHLEYLSLSGCIELPDSGLTYLKYYGSRLQTLCLDCCFGITDYGLSLVGIGCPSLTVISLYRCNITDAALEALASTCLALKHVNLAYCPRISDSGLRALSQGCRQLSAIKISNCRAVSGVGFRGCSSTLVYLDAEFCNLELEGIMGIVSGGGLKFLNIAGLSSLSLKDELAAIGNGFAAGLKILSLRMCRTVSDASIVAIAKGCPLLTEWNLALCHEVRFSGWASIGLNCHNLEKLHVNRCRNLCDRGLQALRDGCERLSVLYMNRNSRISDIAVELFKLYRGDVEIKGEEVMSIGPHWDRLDYDE, from the coding sequence ATGGAAGAGCCATTAATGGATGGTGCTACCTCCATCATGCACCTACCTGATGATTGcctctcttttattttcaattatcttGACTGTAGGTCTGACCGTGAATCATTTGGGCTAACTTGCCACCGCTGGCTTAATATTCAAAACTTGAATCGTCGATCCTTACAATTTCCGTGTTCTTTCAGTATTATTGGCCCTTCCTCATTATCTCAGAGCAGTATTGACATCAATTCCTTCCATCTTTACAAGATTCTCACCCGTTTTCAGCATTTAGAGTATTTATCTCTTTCTGGTTGCATAGAACTACCTGATTCAGGCCTAACCTACTTGAAATATTATGGTTCAAGATTGCAAACTCTATGTCTGGATTGTTGTTTTGGAATCACTGATTATGGGCTTTCCCTGGTTGGTATTGGCTGCCCCTCCTTGACTGTCATTAGTCTTTATCGATGCAACATTACTGATGCTGCTCTGGAAGCTTTAGCTAGTACTTGTTTGGCTTTGAAGCACGTGAATCTTGCTTATTGCCCGCGCATTTCAGACTCTGGGTTAAGAGCTCTTTCGCAAGGATGCCGTCAGCTCAGTGCAATTAAGATATCGAATTGCAGGGCTGTAAGTGGTGTTGGCTTTAGGGGTTGTTCATCAACTCTGGTTTATCTAGATGCTGAATTTTGTAATCTTGAACTAGAAGGAATAATGGGGATTGTTAGTGGAGGTGGgcttaagtttttaaacattgcTGGTTTGAGTTCATTGAGCCTCAAAGATGAATTGGCAGCAATTGGGAATGGATTTGCGGCAGGGCTTAAAATCCTTAGTCTTCGAATGTGTAGAACTGTTAGTGATGCTTCTATTGTTGCAATAGCAAAGGGGTGTCCACTACTTACAGAGTGGAACCTGGCATTGTGTCATGAGGTTAGGTTTTCAGGCTGGGCTTCCATTGGGTTAAATTGCCACAATTTAGAGAAACTTCACGTGAACCGCTGCCGAAATTTATGTGATCGAGGGTTACAGGCCCTGCGAGATGGCTGCGAACGGCTTTCTGTTTTGTACATGAATCGAAATAGTAGGATATCAGATATAGCAGTGGAGTTGTTTAAATTGTATAGAGGCGATGTTGAGATCAAGGGAGAAGAAGTGATGTCTATAGGGCCTCATTGGGACAGACTAGACTATGATGAGTAA
- the LOC108661347 gene encoding uncharacterized protein At4g08330, chloroplastic-like, with protein sequence MSQADVSYSCGSCGYPLNLTSSNRITSGMGSEYRKSIKKGFISFLSVDLSRFTQVDQVHCFPVSWGRYLSKTKLLCRKCGVHIGYGYGDAPALCGFDSPNPSSAAYKKFAIKIRALQPSEEC encoded by the exons ATGTCCCAAGCTGATGTCTCTTACAG TTGTGGGTCTTGTGGATACCCTTTGAACTTGACATCTTCTAACCGAATCACCTCTGGCATGGGCTCTGAATATCGCAAATCCATAAAGAAAGGTTTTATCTCATTTCTATCTGTTGATCTTAGTCGATTCACTCAGGTCGATCAGGTACATTGCTTTCCGGTCAGTTGGGGCCGTTACCTTTCAAAAACTAAACTCCTTTGTCGTAAATGTGGGGTTCATATAGGCTATGGTTATGGAGATGCACCTGCTCTTTGTGGTTTTGACTCCCCGAACCCATCTAGTGCTGCTTATAAAAAGTTTGCTATAAAGATCCGAGCTCTACAGCCCTCAGAAGAGTGCTAA
- the LOC18612575 gene encoding peroxisomal membrane protein 13, with translation MDSNPQQPAAGGSPPKPWEQAGSSSGSGPFKPPSPGSTSDVVEASGTARPGEIVSTTDRTTAVNRNAVGRPLPSRPWEQQNYGSTYGGYGSGLNYNSGYGSGMYGSYGGLGSYGGGLYGNGMYRGGYGGLYGNSGMYGGGMYGGGLGGFGGPMGGYGVGMGPYGEQDPNNPYGAPSSPPGFWISFLRVMQGVVNFFGRISILIDQNTQAFHMFMSALLQLFDRTGLLYGELARFVLRLLGIKTKPRKINQAGPDGLPAPHKPYGNQNYIEGPKAAPSGAWDNVWGENGSS, from the exons ATGGACTCCAATCCCCAACAGCCCG CTGCTGGTGGCTCTCCTCCTAAACCATGGGAGCAAGCTGGAAGCTCATCTGGTTCTGGACCCTTTAAGCCACCATCACCGGGCAGCACCAGTGATGTGGTTGAAGCATCTGGAACAGCAAGACCGGGTGAAATTGTTTCGACTACTGATAGAACTACGGCTGTGAATAGAAATGCTGTTGGTAGGCCTTTACCGAGCAGACCTTGGGAGCAACAAAATTACGGGAGCACTTATGGAG GTTATGGTTCTGGTTTAAACTACAACTCAGGGTATGGTTCAGGAATGTATGGTTCGTATGGTGGACTGGGGTCTTATGGGGGTGGATTGTATGGTAACGGCATGTATAGAGGAGGTTATGGTGGTCTATATGGGAACTCTGGAATGTACGGTGGTGGAATGTATGGTGGTGGTCTTGGTGGCTTTGGGGGTCCAATGGGTGGTTATGGGGTGGGCATGGGTCCATACGGTGAGCAAGATCCTAATAATCCATATGGTGCTCCATCATCCCCACCAGGCTTTTGGATCTCCTTCCTCCGAGTG ATGCAAGGTGTTGTTAACTTCTTTGGGCGGATATCTATTCTGATAGACCAGAATACACAAGCATTCCACATGTTTATGTCTGCTCTTCTTCAG CTTTTTGATCGCACAGGATTGTTGTATGGAGAATTAGCTAGATTTGTGTTAAGACTGCTGGGAATCAAAACAAAACCCAGAAAGATCAATCAAGCGGGACCTGATGGACTCCCAGCACCCCATAAGCCTTATGGGAATCAAAACTATATTGAGGGGCCAAAGGCAGCTCCAAGTGGTGCATGGGACAATGTATGGGGAGAAAATGGTAGCAGTTAG